From a single Glycine soja cultivar W05 chromosome 19, ASM419377v2, whole genome shotgun sequence genomic region:
- the LOC114400766 gene encoding general transcription factor IIH subunit 2-like: MNNVAERPLNGDVEDDDEDDGGGLEAWERTYAEDRSWEALQEDESGLLRPIDTTAIYHAQYRRRLRTLAATAATARIQKGLIRYLYIVVDLSKASSERDFRPSRMAVMGKQVEAFIREFFDQNPLSHVGLVTIKDGIAHCITELGGSPESHIKALMGKLECSGDASLQNALELVLGYLNQIPSYGHREVLILYSALSTCDPGDLMETIQKCKKSKIRCSVIGLAAEMFVCKHLCQETGGTYSVALDESHFKELILEHAPPPPAIAEYATANLIKMGFPQRSAEGSVAICTCHEEAKTGGGYTCPRCKVRVCELPTECRVCGLTLISSPHLARSYHHLFPIVMFDEVTPSSQNDSNRSFPNTCFGCQQSLLSQGNKPGLSVICPKCKQQFCLDCDIYVHESLHNCPGCESSRHSKSVTASQ; encoded by the exons ATGAACAATGTTGCTGAAAGACCGCTTAACGGAGACGTAGAGGATGATGATGAGGATGATGGTGGAGGCCTTGAAGCCTGGGAGAGAACTTATGCTGAGGATAGATCATGGGAGGCTTTGCAAGAGGATGAATCTGGACTTCTTCGCCCCATAGATACTACTGCCATTTACCATGCCCAATATCGCAGGCGCCTTCGTACCCTTGCTGCCACAGCAGCTACTGCACGGATTCAGAAGGGGCTTATACGATACCTGTACATTGTTGTTGACCTGTCCAAG GCATCTTCAGAGAGAGACTTTCGACCTAGTAGGATGGCTGTGATGGGGAAACAGGTTGAGGCATTTATCAGGGAATTCTTTGATCAGAATCCACTTAGTCATGTTGGTCTGGTGACTATAAAAGATGGGATTGCTCATTGCATAACAGAACTTGGTGGCAGTCCTGAGTCTCACATTAAAGCTTTGATGGGTAAACTGGAATGCTCAGGTGATGCCTCCTTACAAAACGCACTGGAGCTTGTTCTTGGATATCTAAATCAAATCCCATCATATGGTCATCGAGAAGTTCTGATCTTATATTCAGCTCTCAGTACATGTGATCCTGGTGATCTCATGGAAACCATCCAGAAATgcaaaaagagtaaaataaggTGCTCAGTCATTGGTCTTGCAGCTGAAATGTTTGTTTGCAAACATCTCTGCCAGGAAACTGGAGGGACTTATTCTGTTGCACTAGATGAG TCCCACTTTAAAGAGTTGATCCTAGAGCATGCACCTCCACCTCCAGCAATAGCAGAGTATGCTACTGCTAATTTAATTAAGATGGGTTTCCCACAACGATCAGCTGAGGGTTCTGTCGCAATATGCACATGTCATGAAGAGGCCAAGACCGGAGGGGGATACACTTGTCCAAGATGCAAAGTTCGTGTCTGTGAGCTTCCCACTGAATGTCGTGTGTGTGGATTGACCCTTATTTCTTCACCCCATTTGGCAAGGTCATATCATCATCTATTTCCTATAGTGATGTTTGATGAGGTCACTCCATCATCTCAAAATGATTCAAACCGCAGTTTTCCCAATACTTGTTTTGGTTGTCAACAAAGTCTTCTTAGTCAGG GAAACAAGCCTGGACTTTCTGTTATTTGCCCAAAATGCAAGCAACAATTCTGCCTCGATTGTGACATCTACGTTCATGAGAGCTTACATAACTGCCCAGGCTGTGAGAGTTCCAGGCACTCTAAGTCTGTAACTGCTTCCCAATGA
- the LOC114400218 gene encoding CDPK-related kinase 7-like isoform X1 has protein sequence MGLCHGKPIETSQSEGGHHAFPGGEKDAVVVSAASPKTATKGSKFPFYSPSPLPSLFKNSPANSSVSSTPLRLFKRPFPPPSPAKHIRALLARRHGSVKPNEASIPEGSECEVGLDKSFGFSSHFQAHFELGPEVGRGHFGYTCSAKGRKGTFKGHDVAVKVIPKSKMTTAIAIEDVRREVKILQALTGHKNLVQFYEAYEDNDNVYIVMELCKGGELLDKILSRGGKYSEEDARIVMIQILSVVAFCHLQGVVHRDLKPENFLYISKDENSTLKVIDFGLSDYVKPGMAYCMSIFSLIFFTENKTTRANNQKFFADERLNDIVGSAYYVAPEVLHRSYGTEADMWSIGVIAYILLCGSRPFWARTESGIFRAVLKADPSFEEAPWPSLSADAKDFVKRLLNKDYRKRLTAAQALSHPWLVNHCDDVKIPFDMIIHKLVKTYICSSSLRKSALGALAKTLTLVQLAYLREQFNMLGPNKSGLISMQNFKTAILRSATNASKDSRVLDYVNMVSSIQYRKLDFEEFCAAAISVHQLEGMESWEQHARRAYEMFEKEGNRPIMIEELASELGLSPSVPIHVVLQDWIRHSDGKLSFLGFVRLLHGVSSRTFQKA, from the exons atgggACTGTGTCATGGAAAACCCATTGAAACCTCACAAAGTGAAGGTGGGCACCACGCTTTCCCCGGCGGCGAGAAAGATGCGGTGGTGGTTTCGGCGGCAAGTCCGAAAACCGCCACAAAAGGCTCAAAGTTTCCGTTTTACAGCCCAAGCCCGTTGCCGAGCCTGTTCAAGAACTCGCCAGCGAACTCGAGCGTGAGTTCGACCCCTCTGCGGCTCTTCAAGCGGCCCTTTCCGCCTCCGTCGCCGGCGAAGCACATTCGGGCCTTGCTGGCCCGGCGCCACGGCTCCGTGAAGCCCAACGAAGCCTCCATCCCCGAAGGAAGTGAGTGTGAGGTTGGGCTCGACAAGAGCTTCGGCTTCTCCAGCCACTTCCAAGCTCACTTTGAGCTTGGGCCCGAGGTTGGCCGTGGTCACTTTGGCTACACCTGCTCTGCCAAGGGAAGGAAAGGCACCTTCAAGGGCCATGATGTTGCTGTCAAAGTCATTCCAAAATCCAAG ATGACAACAGCAATTGCTATAGAGGATGTAAGGAGAGAAGTAAAGATATTGCAAGCTCTGACTGGGCATAAGAATCTGGTGCAATTCTATGAAGCCTATGAAGACAATGACAATGTTTATATAGTTATGGA GTTATGCAAAGGAGGTGAACTGCTAGATAAGATTCTTTCCAG GGGTGGAAAGTACTCAGAAGAAGATGCCAGAATTGTTATGATTCAGATATTAAGTGTGGTGGCTTTCTGTCATCTGCAGGGTGTTGTTCATCGTGATCTCAAACCAGAG AATTTTCTCTATATTTCTAAGGATGAAAATTCCACTCTGAAGGTCATTGATTTTGGACTGTCTGACTATGTAAAGCCAGGTATGGCCTATTGCATGTctatattttctcttattttttttacagaaaataaaACAACCAGGGCTAACAATCAGAAGTTTTTTGCAGATGAAAGGTTGAATGATATTGTTGGAAGTGCGTATTATGTAGCTCCTGAAGTTTTGCATAGATCTTATGGGACAGAAGCCGATATGTGGAGCATTGGTGTAATTGCTTATATTCTTTTATGTGGAAGCCGACCCTTTTGGGCCAGGACAGAATCTGGCATATTTCGGGCTGTCCTGAAGGCAGATCCAAGTTTTGAGGAAGCTCCTTGGCCATCGTTATCAGCTGACGcaaaagattttgtgaagagACTGTTGAATAAGGATTATCGTAAAAGGCTAACTGCAGCTCAGGCTCTCA GTCATCCATGGCTTGTGAATCATTGTGATGATGTGAAGATACCTTTTGATATGATAATCCACAAGCTTGTTAAAACTTATATATGTTCATCTTCATTACGCAAATCAGCATTAGGG GCTCTTGCAAAGACATTAACACTAGTGCAGCTAGCATATCTGAGAGAACAATTCAATATGTTAGGGCCAAACAAAAGTGGGTTAATCTCTATGCAGAACTTCAAGACG GCTATTTTAAGGAGTGCCACCAATGCCTCAAAGGATTCACGTGTCTTAGATTATGTGAACATG GTTAGTTCAATTCAATATCGGAAATTAGATTTTGAGGAATTTTGTGCTGCTGCTATAAGTGTCCATCAACTAGAGGGAATGGAGAGCTGGGAGCAACATGCAAGGCGTGCGTACGAGATGTTTGAAAAGGAAGGAAATAGACCAATTATGATTGAAGAGCTTGCTTCG GAACTTGGGCTTAGCCCTTCAGTGCCTATTCATGTGGTACTCCAAGATTGGATAAGACACTCAGATGGGAAGCTTAGCTTCTTGGGGTTTGTTAGGCTTCTGCATGGAGTTTCTTCTCGCACATTTCAGAAGGCTTGA
- the LOC114400218 gene encoding CDPK-related kinase 7-like isoform X2, producing MGLCHGKPIETSQSEGGHHAFPGGEKDAVVVSAASPKTATKGSKFPFYSPSPLPSLFKNSPANSSVSSTPLRLFKRPFPPPSPAKHIRALLARRHGSVKPNEASIPEGSECEVGLDKSFGFSSHFQAHFELGPEVGRGHFGYTCSAKGRKGTFKGHDVAVKVIPKSKMTTAIAIEDVRREVKILQALTGHKNLVQFYEAYEDNDNVYIVMELCKGGELLDKILSRGGKYSEEDARIVMIQILSVVAFCHLQGVVHRDLKPENFLYISKDENSTLKVIDFGLSDYVKPDERLNDIVGSAYYVAPEVLHRSYGTEADMWSIGVIAYILLCGSRPFWARTESGIFRAVLKADPSFEEAPWPSLSADAKDFVKRLLNKDYRKRLTAAQALSHPWLVNHCDDVKIPFDMIIHKLVKTYICSSSLRKSALGALAKTLTLVQLAYLREQFNMLGPNKSGLISMQNFKTAILRSATNASKDSRVLDYVNMVSSIQYRKLDFEEFCAAAISVHQLEGMESWEQHARRAYEMFEKEGNRPIMIEELASELGLSPSVPIHVVLQDWIRHSDGKLSFLGFVRLLHGVSSRTFQKA from the exons atgggACTGTGTCATGGAAAACCCATTGAAACCTCACAAAGTGAAGGTGGGCACCACGCTTTCCCCGGCGGCGAGAAAGATGCGGTGGTGGTTTCGGCGGCAAGTCCGAAAACCGCCACAAAAGGCTCAAAGTTTCCGTTTTACAGCCCAAGCCCGTTGCCGAGCCTGTTCAAGAACTCGCCAGCGAACTCGAGCGTGAGTTCGACCCCTCTGCGGCTCTTCAAGCGGCCCTTTCCGCCTCCGTCGCCGGCGAAGCACATTCGGGCCTTGCTGGCCCGGCGCCACGGCTCCGTGAAGCCCAACGAAGCCTCCATCCCCGAAGGAAGTGAGTGTGAGGTTGGGCTCGACAAGAGCTTCGGCTTCTCCAGCCACTTCCAAGCTCACTTTGAGCTTGGGCCCGAGGTTGGCCGTGGTCACTTTGGCTACACCTGCTCTGCCAAGGGAAGGAAAGGCACCTTCAAGGGCCATGATGTTGCTGTCAAAGTCATTCCAAAATCCAAG ATGACAACAGCAATTGCTATAGAGGATGTAAGGAGAGAAGTAAAGATATTGCAAGCTCTGACTGGGCATAAGAATCTGGTGCAATTCTATGAAGCCTATGAAGACAATGACAATGTTTATATAGTTATGGA GTTATGCAAAGGAGGTGAACTGCTAGATAAGATTCTTTCCAG GGGTGGAAAGTACTCAGAAGAAGATGCCAGAATTGTTATGATTCAGATATTAAGTGTGGTGGCTTTCTGTCATCTGCAGGGTGTTGTTCATCGTGATCTCAAACCAGAG AATTTTCTCTATATTTCTAAGGATGAAAATTCCACTCTGAAGGTCATTGATTTTGGACTGTCTGACTATGTAAAGCCAG ATGAAAGGTTGAATGATATTGTTGGAAGTGCGTATTATGTAGCTCCTGAAGTTTTGCATAGATCTTATGGGACAGAAGCCGATATGTGGAGCATTGGTGTAATTGCTTATATTCTTTTATGTGGAAGCCGACCCTTTTGGGCCAGGACAGAATCTGGCATATTTCGGGCTGTCCTGAAGGCAGATCCAAGTTTTGAGGAAGCTCCTTGGCCATCGTTATCAGCTGACGcaaaagattttgtgaagagACTGTTGAATAAGGATTATCGTAAAAGGCTAACTGCAGCTCAGGCTCTCA GTCATCCATGGCTTGTGAATCATTGTGATGATGTGAAGATACCTTTTGATATGATAATCCACAAGCTTGTTAAAACTTATATATGTTCATCTTCATTACGCAAATCAGCATTAGGG GCTCTTGCAAAGACATTAACACTAGTGCAGCTAGCATATCTGAGAGAACAATTCAATATGTTAGGGCCAAACAAAAGTGGGTTAATCTCTATGCAGAACTTCAAGACG GCTATTTTAAGGAGTGCCACCAATGCCTCAAAGGATTCACGTGTCTTAGATTATGTGAACATG GTTAGTTCAATTCAATATCGGAAATTAGATTTTGAGGAATTTTGTGCTGCTGCTATAAGTGTCCATCAACTAGAGGGAATGGAGAGCTGGGAGCAACATGCAAGGCGTGCGTACGAGATGTTTGAAAAGGAAGGAAATAGACCAATTATGATTGAAGAGCTTGCTTCG GAACTTGGGCTTAGCCCTTCAGTGCCTATTCATGTGGTACTCCAAGATTGGATAAGACACTCAGATGGGAAGCTTAGCTTCTTGGGGTTTGTTAGGCTTCTGCATGGAGTTTCTTCTCGCACATTTCAGAAGGCTTGA
- the LOC114400096 gene encoding dual specificity protein phosphatase 12-like, which yields MPYTVRENLSIGNIGDAAEILENGAVQSVTHILSVLSSASISFFSEWKTTLSIPAKEITKVHAADAAAKSALPPEKLLYSLEYAGRDLKLVRMAVPLRDTEKEDLLDYLEACIDFIDRGRKEGSVLVHCFAGVSRSAAVITAYLMRTERLSVEDALESLRQSCEFVCPNDGFLEQLKMFEGMGFKVDHSSPIYKRFRLKLLYENHFSGLRIDSSKLGADPGMPVEVSSEAEETTKVGNNRRPTYRCKKCRRLVALQEHVIDHVPGEGERAFEFHKRRGGNPFNKSDEFECSSIFIEPLRWMKAVEEGAMEGKLSCAHCDARLGYFNWSGIQCSCGSWITPAFQLHKGRIDISPM from the exons ATGCCTTACACGGTCCGCGAGAACCTTTCGATCGGGAACATCGGCGACGCGGCGGAGATTCTCGAAAACGGCGCCGTCCAGAGCGTGACACACATCCTCTCCGTCCTCAGCTCCGCCTCCATCTCCTTCTTCTCCGAATGGAAAACCACTCTCTCCATCCCCGCCAAGGAGATCACCAAAGTCCACGCGGCGGACGCCGCCGCCAAATCGGCGCTCCCGCCGGAGAAGCTCCTCTACTCTCTCGAGTACGCCGGCCGCGACCTCAAGCTCGTGCGCATGGCCGTGCCTCTCAGAGACACCGAGAAGGAGGACCTGCTCGATTACTTGGAAGCCTGCATCGATTTCATTGATCGCGGTCGGAAGGAAGGTTCCGTTCTCGTTCACTGTTTTGCCGGAGTTTCCAGAAG TGCGGCGGTTATTACGGCGTATTTGATGAGAACCGAACGTCTATCTGTAGAAG ATGCCCTTGAATCGTTGAGGCAGAGCTGTGAATTTGTTTGTCCCAATGATGGTTTTTTAGAGCAG TTGAAAATGTTCGAGGGGATGGGTTTTAAGGTTGATCACTCCAGCCCTATATACAAGCGCTTTCGTCTAAAATTACTAT ATGAGAATCATTTCTCAGGGTTGAGGATAGACAGTTCTAAACTTGGTGCAGATCCTGGTATGCCTGTTGAAGTTTCTTCAGAGGCAGAAGAAACTACTAAAGTAGGAAATAATCGTAGGCCTACATATCGCTGTAAGAAGTGTCGACGACTTGTTGCATTGCAAGAACATGTCATAGACCATGTTCCTGGTGAGGGTGAGAGAGCCTTTGAGTTCCACAAACGGAGAGGTGGCAACCCTTTCAACAAATCTGATGAATTTGAGTGTTCATCCATATTTATTGAGCCTCTACGGTGGATGAAAGCTG TTGAGGAAGGTGCAATGGAGGGAAAACTGTCCTGTGCACATTGTGATGCCCGTTTGGGATACTTCAATTGGTCAGGCATACAATGCAGCTGTGGAAGCTGGATCACTCCAGCTTTTCAACTCCACAAAGGCCGGATAGACATAAGCCCCATGTAA